Proteins encoded in a region of the Streptomyces violaceoruber genome:
- a CDS encoding ROK family protein — MHTDLVAALDIGGTKIAGALVDGHGRIQARAQRATPAREDGDTVMRAVEDVLAELTVSPLWGRASAVGIGSAGPVDASAGTVSPVNVPGWRDYPLVRRVQAAAGGLPVELIGDGVAITAAEHWQGAARGHDNALCMVVSTGVGGGLVLGGRLHPGPTGNAGHIGHISVDLDGDPCPCGARGCVERIASGPNIARRALEAGWLPGPDGDTSAAAVAASARLGDPVAVASFERAAQALAAGIAATATLVEIDIAVVGGGVGKAGDVLFAPLRKALTDYATLSFVQRLAVVPAQMGTDAGLVGAAAAALTRTADVTAAHV; from the coding sequence ATGCACACCGACCTCGTGGCAGCGCTGGACATCGGCGGCACCAAGATCGCCGGCGCGCTGGTGGACGGCCACGGCCGCATCCAGGCGCGCGCACAGCGTGCCACACCCGCCCGGGAGGACGGTGACACCGTGATGCGGGCCGTCGAGGACGTGCTCGCCGAACTGACCGTGTCGCCCCTGTGGGGGCGGGCCTCGGCGGTCGGCATCGGCAGCGCCGGTCCGGTGGACGCCTCGGCCGGCACGGTCAGCCCGGTGAACGTGCCCGGCTGGCGCGACTACCCGCTGGTCCGACGGGTCCAGGCCGCCGCCGGCGGCCTGCCGGTGGAGCTGATCGGCGACGGGGTGGCCATCACGGCGGCCGAACACTGGCAGGGCGCCGCCCGCGGGCACGACAACGCGCTGTGCATGGTGGTCTCGACCGGCGTCGGCGGCGGACTGGTGCTGGGCGGCCGGCTGCACCCCGGACCGACCGGCAACGCCGGCCACATCGGCCACATCAGCGTCGACCTGGACGGCGACCCCTGCCCCTGCGGTGCGCGCGGCTGCGTGGAGCGCATAGCGAGCGGCCCCAACATCGCCCGCCGCGCGCTGGAGGCCGGCTGGCTGCCCGGACCGGACGGCGACACCTCCGCCGCCGCGGTCGCCGCCTCGGCGCGCCTCGGCGACCCCGTGGCCGTCGCCTCCTTCGAACGGGCCGCGCAGGCACTGGCCGCCGGTATCGCCGCCACGGCGACCCTCGTCGAGATCGACATCGCCGTGGTGGGCGGGGGAGTGGGCAAGGCGGGGGACGTCCTCTTCGCCCCGCTGCGCAAGGCCCTCACCGACTACGCGACGCTGTCCTTCGTCCAGCGCCTCGCGGTCGT